In Drosophila simulans strain w501 chromosome 3R, Prin_Dsim_3.1, whole genome shotgun sequence, a single window of DNA contains:
- the LOC123327304 gene encoding uncharacterized protein LOC123327304, which produces MVCSFMEMDSIQPNQALLDASDPTERHFAATHKRSTDGVYVVEYHFKEKATPIDSTLPQAINRFFSLERKFRRYPELKQQYEAFLDDYLQRGHMEQLTSAQVEESPDTCIYLPHHAVIKLDSLTNKCRVVFDGSGKDSSGVSLNDRLHIGPPIQRDLLGRIVWRTTENEPLLHFRLLPVTYGLAPSPFLAVRVLKQLDDDHGHEYPAAAHALLHDAYVDDIPTGANTFEELMILEDELIALLDKGKFKLRKWSSNSWRLLKS; this is translated from the exons ATGGTTTGTTCATTCATGGAGATGGACAGCATTCAGCCTAACCAGGCTCTCCTCGACGCCAGCGATCCCACAGAGCGTCATTTTGCTGCCACACACAAGCGCTCGACGGACGGGGTGTACGTCGTCGAGTATCACTTCAAGGAGAAGGCAACGCCTATTGATTCGACCTTGCCACAGGCCATCAATCGCTTCTTCTCGCTGGAACGCAAATTTCGTCGGTATCCAGAATTGAAGCAGCAGTACGAAGCTTTCCTGGACGACTACTTGCAACGTGGACATATGGAACAACTGACCTCGGCTCAGGTTGAGGAGTCCCCAGACACCTGCATCTATTTGCCGCACCACGCTGTCATCAAACTGGACAGTCTGACTAACAAATGTCGTGTAGTTTTTGATGGATCAGGAAAGGACAGCTCTGGAGTATCGCTCAATGACAGACTACATATTGGTCCACCGATTCAACGCGATCTTCTTGGC CGCATTGTTTGGCGCACGACTGAGAATGAACCTCTGCTTCATTTTCGCCTGCTGCCGGTTACCTACGGATTGGCACCGTCACCATTTCTGGCTGTTCGAGTTCTAAAGCAACTTGATGACGATCATGGCCATGAATACCCTGCAGCAGCTCACGCTCTTCTGCACGATGCCTATGTGGACGATATCCCTACAGGCGCCAACACATTTGAGGAGCTTATGATTCTCGAGGACGAGCTTATAGCCCTCTTGGATAAGGGAAAATTCAAGCTACGCAAATGGAGTTCTAATAGTTGGCGTCTTCTAAAATCATAA
- the LOC120284921 gene encoding uncharacterized protein LOC120284921 isoform X8, protein MVFSVVEPITSILGGPEIYIDLGSTVNLTCVIKHLPDPPISVQWNHNNQEINYDSPRGGVSVITEKGDITTSYLLIQRASIADSGQYSCLPSNANSKSVNVHILKGDHPAAVQKSHLLVSELLSLCFLQICLKLSAQ, encoded by the exons agcCTATTACTAGTATCCTTGGCGGTCCAGAGATTTACATTGATTTGGGATCAACGGTTAATTTAACATGCGTGATAAAACATTTACCGGACCCGCCAATTTCAGTGCAGTGGAATCATAACAATCAG GAAATTAACTATGATTCACCAAGGGGAGGAGTTTCAGTAATAACTGAAAAAGGAGACATAACAACATCGTATCTGTTGATTCAACGAGCAAGCATTGCTGACTCAGGGCAATATTCTTGCTTACCGTCAAATGCAAACTCCAAGTCCGTAAATGTTCATATTTTAAAGg GTGATCACCCAGCAGCAGTTCAAAAATCCCACTTACTGGTATCGGAACTTTTAAGTCTGTGTTTTCTTCagatttgtttaaaattatcaGCTCAATAA